One window from the genome of Solea solea chromosome 2, fSolSol10.1, whole genome shotgun sequence encodes:
- the LOC131452935 gene encoding cyclic AMP-responsive element-binding protein 1-like, which translates to MKMESAVEAQQESAMSEVESHQITSAQLATLAQVTMATGHTSATGPTVTLVQLPNGQTVQVHGVIQAAQPSVIQSPQIQTVQISTIAESEDSQESVESVTDSQKRREILSRRPSYRKILNDLSSDVSAVPRIEEEKAEEEVSATHAITTVTVPTPIYQTSSGQYIAITQGGAIQLANNGTDGVQGLQTLTMTNAAAAQQGATILQYAQTSDGQQILVPSNQVVVQAASGEVQAYQIRAAPTSTISPGVVMASTPVQGAPEEVTRKREVRLMKNREAARECRRKKKEYVKCLENRVAVLENQNKTLIEELKALKDLYCHKSE; encoded by the exons ATGAAGATGGAGTCAGCAGTGGAGGCTCAGCAGGAGTCTGCCATGTCAGAGGTTGAGAGCCACCAGATCACCTCAGCACAGCTCGCTACTTTGGCACAG gtaaccatggcaacaggtcACACCTCAGCAACAGGTCCCACGGTCACATTGGTCCAACTTCCTAATGGACAGACAGTTCAGGTCCATGGTGTCATCCAGGCTGCACAACCTTCTGTCATCCAGTCCCCGCAGATCCAGACTGTACAG ATCTCTACCATAGCAGAAAGTGAGGATTCACAGGAGTCAGTAGAGAGCGTGACTGACTCACAGAAACGCAGagagattctctcacgacgccCTTCATACAG GAAAATCCTGAACGACCTTTCATCCGATGTGTCGGCGGTTCCACGTATCGAGGAGGAAaaggcggaggaggaggtgtcTGCCACGCATGCAATTACCACAGTGACTGTCCCCACACCCATCTACCAGACCAGCAGCGGCCAATATA TTGCAATTACACAGGGTGGCGCCATTCAGCTGGCTAATAACGGCACAGATGGGGTCCAGGGCCTTCAAACTCTGACCATGACTAATGCAGCAGCTGCCCAGCAAGGAGCTACAATCCTTCAGTATGCACAGACCAGTGATGGCCAACAGATACTGGTTCCCAGTAACCAGGTGGTCGTCCAAG CTGCCTCTGGTGAGGTCCAGGCATATCAGATTCGGGCAGCCCCTACTAGCACCATCTCCCCTGGTGTGGTCATGGCCTCTACCCCTGTCCAGGGAGCCCCAGAAGAGGTCACACGCAAACGGGAGGTCCGCCTCATGAAGAACAG AGAGGCAGCTCGAGAATGTcgcaggaagaagaaggagtatGTTAAGTGTCTGGAAAACCGAGTGGCCGTCCTGGAGAACCAAAACAAGACTCTAATCGAAGAACTTAAAGCCCTTAAAGATCTTTACTGCCACAAATCTGAGTAG